The sequence below is a genomic window from Streptomyces sp. B21-105.
TCGCCGCCTCCGGCGAGAAAGCCCTGCAGGCCATCCGGTCCGCACGCTCCGAAGTCCGCAACCGGGTCTGGTCGTTGGCCGGCGAGAACGCCCCGGACGCAGACGGCCAGGTCATCGTCGATCTCGACGGTGTCCTGGTGGTCGCGCATTCCGACAAGGAGGACGCGGCCCCGACCTGGAAGAAGACCTACGGCCATCACCCGCTGACCGCCTTCGTCGACCATGGACCGGGCGGCACCGGTGAGCCCGTCGCTGCCCTTCTGCGACCGGGAAATGCGGGCTCCAACACGGCAGCCGACCACATCACCACCGCGCGACTCGCCCTGGCTCAACTGCCGAAGCACTACCGGCGAGGGCGGCAGACCCTGATCCGCACCGACTCCGCGGGCGGCACCCACGACTTCGTGTCCTGGCTCGCCGGGCGAGGCCGATGGTTGTCCTACTCGGTCGGCATGGTGATCACCGAAGCGATCCACGAGCACGTGCTGAAGGTCCCCGCATCAGCCTGGACGCCGGCCGTCGAGACCGACGGTGAGGCCCGTGACGGGGCCTGGGTCGCCGAGCTCACCGGCAAGCTCCTTAACGGCTGGCCCAAGGGCATGCGACTGATCGTCCGAAAGGAACGGCCCCATCCCGGTGCTCAGTTGAGGATCACGGACGCGGACGGCATGCGAATCACGTGCTTCGCGACCAATACCCCTGACCGGCCGATCGCCGAGCTCGAGCTCCGTCACCGGCTACGGGCCCGGGCCGAGGACCGGATCCGGGCCGCCCGGGCCACCGGCCTGCGCAACCTGCCCCTGCACACAACAGCCCAGAACAAGGTCTGGCTCGAGGTCGTCCAGATCGCTCTCGACCTGCTGGCCTGGATGCCCATGCTCGCTCTCACCGGCAAGGCCCGACTCTGGGAACCCCGCCGCCTGCGATTCCGGCTGTTCTCCGCGGCCGCTCAGCTCGTCACCACCGGCCGCCGCAGGATTCTCCGCCTCACCCAGCACTGGCCCTGGACCGGCGAGATCACCACCGCTCTCGAACGGCTCACGCTCCTGCCCACCCCCGGCTGACCAGCAACCTCAACCGTCCCGACGACAGCACCACCCGATCCCGGGCAGTGGAACCCGGCGCCCACCCGACGCGACAACCGGGCCGCCGGCCTGCCCCCGTCAGCTCCGGAAAGCGAAAGGGCCCACCGACTCCGTCGGCGGACCCTCGCGAAAGATCGAGGCTAATTCATGACACTCCCTGTGTAGGGCAGATATCTGTGGAGTCGGCACGCCTAAGGGAAACGTCGTAGGCGGCTCAAGCGGCATCATCACCACGGGGCCGATCGACCCAAGTAACCCGAGCATGGGCAGCTGCCATAAGGGCTCCTGTAGTAGCAGTGGTGGAAAACCCGGTACTCACCGTGGTGGGTCTACAGCGGGGTCAAATTGCTTCGTATATGCATGTGATCCAGACATCTTCCGTAGAACTGGACTGGACCTGGGGGACAAGCCTCAAGACTTTCATGCTCCTACGCTCGCTCATGAATTTCCCAGATAGTCAAGAACACCCTTAAGACACTCCTGAGTGAGCCCGAGCGTACGACAGGTTGTGGTGGACCTGGCCGGGACGGCGTTCGGGAGGTGTCGTGCGATGTGAAGGGTGGCGTCTTCATGGGGGGCCCTCCCGGTACCGGTGGGGAGGGGCCTCCCGGCGCCAGTAGGGGGTCGTCAAATATCAAGGGAGCCGCAGGCGAAGCGAGAGCCCTACAGGAGCTTGAAGATCGGGGATATACCATCATGGGGACGCATGTGATGCTTGAAAACAAATTCGGGGATATAGCATACGCCGATATTATTGCTACCAAGCGCGGAAATGGTTTGGGTGCACCCGAATACTTTGAAGTGAAGAATGGTCCAGGGGCCAAGTTGACTGGACCGCAGAAAAAGGTGTATGGGCAACTGTCGGACGAAAGGGGCGTGATTTTGCGGTCCGATAAAATGAGTGAATGGGGTTTGAAGAATGGTGACTTGCTCCCGCAGGGCGACGTCAACATGATTCTTTATGGTGGGGCGAGGGCGTGGTAGAACAGGATGGTGAGGGGGTGCTTGTGAGCGGAAAGATGCACGACCAACAAGGAAGAGTGGGTGAGAGATGAGCTACGACCTGGCGGTTTGGCAAGGAGACGTGCCGGCGAGCAATCGCGAAGCGGCTAAGGTGCATGATCGCCTGTACGACGAGTATCTTGAGGGCGATGACCTGGTACCGTCGGTAAGTGCTATCGCTGAGTTCTTGGGCGCACTTACTGAGCGCTGGCCCGATAATGATGCCGGAGATGATACGCCCTGGGCTTCAGTGCCTCTTTCTGGAAGCGCAAGTGGGCCATATGTTTACATTGGGCTCGCATGGAGAACTGCAGATATGGCATCTGCTCATGTGGCGCAGGTCGCCAACAGGTTTGGTTTGATCTGCTTTGATCCTCAGATGCGGACGCTTCGGTCAAGCTAACCTCGCGCCTTCGCGCGCCCAGCAGACTCGGAGGTCTTCGTGATGTAGCTGATCTTGAGTCGTAAGCTCGTTGTCGCCTGCCGGTGGAAGTCCGGTCCGGGTAGCTGCCAGGAGGCCCGGTAGCAGACTGGCGGCGTCGGGGGGAAACGCCCGGCGTCGAAGCCGCTCGCAGTCGCCGCTCCCGCAGGCCCCGCCCGGGCCCGGGGTGCCGTCCCGCCGCAGACAGCGGATCAAGCTGGGCGCGACGGCTGCCGTGGCCCTGTTCGTCGGCGTCGGCATAGGGGCGGGCGGCAGCGGGTCGGCGTCCGGCGACACCACGGACGCAAAGGCCGCGCCCGGCCCCACGGTGACGGTGACCGAGGCGGCGCGGAGCGAGGCGGAACCCGCCCCCGCGGTCACGAAGACCGTGACCGCGACGGCCACGGCGACGGTCACCGCCCAGCCGAAGAAGGCCGCACCGGCCGGCCCCGAGGCCACGTTCTCCGGCGAGGGCGAGTACCTGGTCGGCGAGGACATCAAGCCCGGGACGTACAAGACAACCGGCCCCGACGGCGAGTTCGGCTGCTACTGGGAGCGGGCCAAGGACGCCAGCGGCGAGTTCGACTCGATCATCGCCAACAACAACCTGGAAGGGCCGGGCCGGGTGACCCTCCACAAGGGCGAGTACTTCAAGACCAACCGCTGCGCGGAGTGGAAGAAGGTCTCCTGACCCGCGTCGGCCGCCCAGCCCTCCCTGCCAGGTGTCAGCAGTCGCGCAGTTCTGCCGACTGGTTCAGGATCTGGGCTCGGGTGGAGGTGAAGCGGGTGTGGGTCTCGCCGCCGCGGGCTCCGGGGCGGAAAGCGGCGACGCGGTGGCAGTTCTGGAAGGCCAGGGTGATGTCGAAGTGGCGTTCCAGGCTGCCGCGGATGGCGTCGCTGGCGAGGGCGCGCAGCGGCTGGCCGCGCTCCTGCTCGGAGGCCGGCGGGGTCTGGTTGTCGGCGAACTCGCTGATGTAGCAGTGGAGTTGGGTGGAGAGGTCGGAGACGAGTCCACAACCCCGTTGTTAAGGTGGCCCCGCGAAGTCAGTGATCGAAACGGGGCGACGATGACATTCGACGATGAATGGGCGCAACTGGTCTCGCAGGCGAGGCAGAGGCAGAGCACGGGGATGCGGCTCGACCAACTGGAGCCGGGGTCGGGCGGGACGGGTGGCGAGGCCGGCTTGGACCTGGTCGTGAAGCAGGACGATCTCGGGGCGGTCGGCCATGAGGCTTTCCTGCTGCATGGCGAGTTGCACAAGAGGGCCGACATCGTCAGCGCGGGTGCCGACAAGAACGGGGAAGGCTCGACGGCAAGGGCTGCCCGGGAGTGCTCTGACCGCAACCTGACCATGGGCGGTGAACTGTATACGACTCTGTCGGTGTGGGACTCCCAGGTCAAGACCGTCCTGCAGATGTGTGCCCACATCTCCAATCATCTGGACTTCTCGAAGAAGCTGCACGCCAACGATGATGCGGCGATCGCGGCCTCCTTGCGGGGTCGGGACGGGACCGCCATGCCGGTCTCCGAGATCTCCAAGTACGTGCGCTGACGGGAGACTCGATGAGTGCTTTCGCCTACTCCGATCTGCTGGCGCTGGACCTCGGTCGACTGGGCACGGCCGTTACCGACTGGGGGACGATGGCCGGACGGCTGGCCGACCTCCAGACCGATGTCAGGGACGGGCTGCTGAAGAAGTCTGAGGCAGCC
It includes:
- a CDS encoding IS1380 family transposase encodes the protein MKHSIGSYPRVRVQDDGRQVVSQAGAVLLVETVRKIGLDQAISQALAPWRKPRAVHDPGKALLDVALAVALGGDCLADVAMLRCEPAVFGPVASDPTISRLIDTLAASGEKALQAIRSARSEVRNRVWSLAGENAPDADGQVIVDLDGVLVVAHSDKEDAAPTWKKTYGHHPLTAFVDHGPGGTGEPVAALLRPGNAGSNTAADHITTARLALAQLPKHYRRGRQTLIRTDSAGGTHDFVSWLAGRGRWLSYSVGMVITEAIHEHVLKVPASAWTPAVETDGEARDGAWVAELTGKLLNGWPKGMRLIVRKERPHPGAQLRITDADGMRITCFATNTPDRPIAELELRHRLRARAEDRIRAARATGLRNLPLHTTAQNKVWLEVVQIALDLLAWMPMLALTGKARLWEPRRLRFRLFSAAAQLVTTGRRRILRLTQHWPWTGEITTALERLTLLPTPG